The Sulfurimonas lithotrophica genome includes a region encoding these proteins:
- a CDS encoding iron-sulfur cluster assembly scaffold protein, translating to MLENVKMPEGINKDVMEHLMYPKNYGKLENPTCVGVAMDEKTGEYVIFYTLLEGDVIKDVKFATNGCQDTVVVGSMYTDMIKGETTEYANKALGLIAKKLGSDMTRQQEICAEMVLNGFVASMMNLENIQNGKDEEMHVLKMKESCEVEEEKQ from the coding sequence ATGTTAGAGAACGTAAAAATGCCAGAAGGGATAAACAAAGATGTTATGGAGCATCTGATGTATCCTAAAAATTATGGAAAATTGGAAAACCCTACCTGCGTAGGCGTAGCTATGGATGAAAAAACCGGAGAGTATGTGATTTTTTACACACTGCTTGAAGGGGATGTTATAAAAGACGTAAAGTTTGCGACAAACGGATGTCAGGATACCGTAGTAGTAGGTTCAATGTATACTGATATGATAAAAGGCGAAACTACGGAGTATGCAAACAAAGCTTTGGGGCTTATAGCTAAAAAGCTGGGTTCTGACATGACAAGACAGCAGGAGATTTGTGCCGAGATGGTACTAAACGGTTTTGTCGCATCTATGATGAATCTTGAAAATATTCAAAATGGGAAAGATGAAGAGATGCATGTACTTAAGATGAAAGAATCATGCGAAGTGGAGGAAGAAAAACAATGA
- a CDS encoding iron-binding protein yields the protein MNKTYQKKHELWLHILFASFAINDETIKSRLYDFSQIAFRHMKWLGSDLLNDGENYNYDRNILLMKQESVFDVINALKSEVETMQDIYPNTPFGERAKTDDAYLLEYLLQVLENEQNNQEITAFNMQRKWPEAELDAAQTDALTLFLFEESYKEYELILVYAYMQARTDNTLHFDVFQDLIDESHFHLKSFGNMMAKLGILALPRELHEMTYVVKDLEKFVNDGIAEEEAAKEMCKELSEAINEPKLSRFFDFINYQESYHIELMKKLL from the coding sequence ATGAATAAAACATATCAGAAAAAACACGAGTTATGGCTACATATACTGTTTGCATCTTTTGCAATTAACGATGAAACAATAAAATCAAGACTATATGATTTTTCACAAATAGCATTTCGTCATATGAAATGGTTAGGCTCAGATTTACTTAATGACGGTGAAAATTATAACTACGATCGCAATATACTTCTAATGAAACAAGAAAGTGTTTTTGATGTTATAAATGCTTTAAAGTCTGAAGTTGAAACTATGCAAGACATATATCCTAACACGCCATTTGGTGAACGTGCAAAAACAGACGATGCCTACCTTTTAGAGTATCTTCTCCAAGTTTTAGAAAATGAACAAAACAACCAAGAAATTACCGCTTTTAATATGCAAAGAAAATGGCCCGAAGCAGAACTGGATGCAGCACAAACAGATGCGCTGACTCTATTTTTATTTGAAGAATCATACAAAGAGTATGAGCTTATTTTAGTATATGCGTATATGCAGGCCCGTACAGATAACACACTGCATTTTGACGTATTTCAAGATTTGATTGACGAATCACACTTTCATCTGAAATCTTTTGGAAACATGATGGCAAAACTCGGAATCCTGGCACTTCCTCGTGAACTTCACGAGATGACATATGTCGTAAAAGACTTGGAAAAATTCGTAAATGACGGTATAGCCGAAGAGGAAGCCGCAAAAGAGATGTGTAAAGAGTTAAGCGAGGCTATAAACGAGCCTAAACTTTCACGCTTTTTTGATTTTATAAACTATCAGGAATCTTACCACATAGAGTTGATGAAAAAACTACTCTAA
- a CDS encoding bacteriohemerythrin gives MSSEIQNIKWSKEYETGVEEIDEQHHILVNTLNEANHILSNDYSLTNLQTITKDLLSYALYHFEEEEELMHEYHYREEFAEDYQEHMKQHRYFSTKVVEIRDSLKAGNLIGKDELISFLLNWLLNHIDKTDKKLGKFLQTKM, from the coding sequence ATGTCAAGTGAAATTCAAAATATTAAGTGGAGTAAGGAATATGAAACGGGAGTAGAAGAGATAGATGAGCAACATCATATTCTTGTAAATACCCTTAACGAAGCGAATCATATACTGAGTAACGATTACTCTTTGACAAATCTGCAAACTATAACCAAAGATTTGCTCAGTTATGCTCTTTACCATTTTGAAGAGGAAGAGGAGTTGATGCATGAGTACCACTACAGGGAAGAATTTGCTGAAGATTATCAAGAGCATATGAAACAACATAGATACTTTTCAACCAAAGTAGTAGAGATCAGGGACTCGTTAAAAGCAGGAAACTTGATAGGTAAAGATGAACTTATAAGTTTTTTACTTAACTGGCTTCTAAACCATATAGATAAAACAGATAAAAAGTTAGGCAAATTTTTACAAACCAAGATGTAG
- a CDS encoding EAL domain-containing protein, translating to MSKDCNDKVLLKALSKLTTTFAPLKGEEYYESICRYIVENFGFEYSFVGKLDESSTGMNVVSGWAKDKPITTFHYNLKNTPCDNVIIYDYVVYPNEVSKNFPDDRLVQTMHIESYAGIVITNKDQEPIGIFVVIDTKPIKDKNLAESIIKLYSGFISSEMQRYTVEQNTNDLKNIAYYDPLTKLPNRLLITDRIRRAIANQKREKNIVAICLMDLDGFKDVNDSLGHDAGDYVLIEVSRRIENIIRPEDTIARLGGDEFVIVLGDISTPEDAAKVLLRVLHVVSAPYNFREKIINTISASIGVSIYPEDHVDDDTLIRHADQAMYKAKENGKNQFYFFDIKEHVKVRANFRALRKIEKAIDNGEFELYFQPKLSAHNLQINSMEVLSRWNHPILGILSPNEFLPLIENDELIYKFDEWVIRESFLAIKKLKKKNLDVSLSVNISPKKFQQTTFVEKIKQIASEVNIDHSYFNDIEFEITENSALESINHTNDIIYELNKMGISFSLDDFGTGYSSLTHLKELNINSIKIDKSFIFDMLHNSEDMAIVNAIISLAKVFQIEVVAEGAESIEQLLMLLDFGCDSVQGYTIAKPMSFDNLVVYLENYIPDPRLKIVSKNLPRRGDFELLLAQSNHKYWIQLVIDSINRQSLEDAPHLSHESCRLGKWLKNNGKKYFSKFESFNELKTIHKKIHKEVNLIIDLLEKNGYDNQEEYIGKITNLKNDLITVIEKLKQEYSQKRG from the coding sequence TTGAGTAAAGATTGTAATGATAAAGTTTTATTAAAAGCTCTTTCAAAATTAACTACGACCTTTGCACCGCTTAAAGGGGAAGAATATTATGAATCTATATGTAGGTATATAGTTGAAAACTTTGGTTTTGAATACTCCTTTGTAGGTAAACTTGATGAATCTTCGACTGGAATGAATGTAGTTTCGGGTTGGGCAAAAGATAAACCGATAACAACTTTTCATTACAATCTTAAAAATACTCCTTGCGATAACGTAATTATTTATGACTATGTAGTATATCCTAATGAAGTATCTAAAAACTTTCCCGATGACAGACTTGTACAAACTATGCATATAGAATCTTACGCAGGTATAGTTATTACGAATAAAGACCAAGAACCAATAGGCATCTTTGTAGTTATAGATACAAAACCTATAAAAGATAAAAATCTCGCAGAGAGTATAATTAAATTATATTCTGGTTTTATAAGTTCAGAGATGCAAAGATATACTGTTGAACAAAATACTAATGATTTGAAAAACATAGCTTATTATGACCCTTTAACAAAACTTCCAAACAGACTTCTTATTACGGACAGGATAAGACGTGCGATAGCAAATCAAAAAAGAGAAAAAAATATAGTTGCGATTTGTTTGATGGATCTTGATGGATTTAAAGATGTTAACGATTCTTTAGGTCACGATGCTGGTGATTATGTCCTGATAGAGGTGTCAAGAAGAATAGAGAACATAATCAGACCAGAAGATACTATTGCAAGATTAGGCGGTGATGAATTCGTAATAGTACTTGGTGACATTTCAACTCCCGAAGATGCCGCAAAAGTTCTACTAAGAGTGCTCCATGTCGTTTCAGCCCCATATAACTTTCGGGAAAAAATCATAAACACAATTTCCGCAAGTATAGGTGTGTCAATCTATCCTGAAGATCATGTGGATGACGATACTTTGATAAGGCATGCCGACCAAGCCATGTATAAAGCTAAAGAGAACGGTAAAAATCAATTTTATTTTTTTGATATAAAAGAACATGTGAAGGTAAGGGCAAACTTTAGAGCTTTAAGAAAAATAGAAAAAGCGATAGACAACGGAGAGTTTGAACTATATTTTCAACCTAAATTGAGTGCGCATAATCTACAAATAAACAGTATGGAAGTGTTGTCAAGATGGAACCACCCTATACTTGGAATACTTAGCCCGAATGAGTTTTTACCTTTGATAGAAAATGATGAACTTATTTATAAGTTTGATGAGTGGGTGATACGCGAATCTTTTTTAGCTATTAAAAAACTCAAAAAGAAAAATCTTGACGTGTCTCTTTCTGTAAATATCTCTCCCAAAAAGTTCCAACAAACTACCTTCGTAGAGAAAATAAAGCAGATAGCATCTGAAGTAAATATAGATCACTCTTACTTTAACGATATAGAGTTTGAGATTACCGAAAACAGTGCACTTGAGAGTATAAACCATACAAACGACATAATATATGAACTAAATAAAATGGGGATTAGTTTTTCACTGGATGATTTCGGTACGGGATATTCGTCACTGACGCACCTTAAAGAGTTAAATATAAACAGCATAAAGATAGATAAAAGTTTCATATTTGATATGCTTCATAACTCTGAAGATATGGCTATTGTAAATGCTATTATTTCACTCGCAAAAGTTTTTCAGATAGAGGTTGTCGCAGAAGGAGCTGAGAGTATTGAGCAGTTACTGATGCTGCTTGACTTTGGTTGTGACAGTGTTCAGGGGTATACCATAGCAAAACCTATGAGTTTTGATAACTTGGTTGTATATCTTGAGAATTATATTCCAGACCCAAGATTAAAAATAGTATCAAAAAACCTTCCAAGAAGAGGTGACTTTGAACTGCTTCTTGCTCAGAGTAATCACAAGTACTGGATACAGTTGGTAATAGACAGTATAAATAGACAAAGTCTCGAAGATGCCCCTCATCTTTCACACGAATCGTGCAGACTTGGAAAGTGGCTTAAAAATAACGGGAAAAAATATTTTTCAAAATTTGAAAGTTTTAACGAGTTGAAAACTATTCATAAAAAAATACACAAAGAGGTGAACCTTATAATAGATCTATTGGAAAAAAACGGATACGATAATCAAGAAGAGTACATTGGAAAAATTACCAATTTAAAAAATGACCTTATAACGGTAATTGAAAAATTAAAACAAGAATATAGTCAAAAACGAGGTTAA
- a CDS encoding AEC family transporter — protein sequence MSTIIYSILGIYIFIIMGYLSKMSFKEKIDDKTITILNVYFLQVFLTFWGLLVRPVDITLLYAPSIYFGIVIVVITISAILAKFLFENKKEYSIATVAAIIGNTGNLGIPLNIAIFGEESIPYTTVVNLVNVFVVYTMGVYYYSRGSYDVKTSLLNIVKLPILWAAILAIVLSVNNYKPSEVVMNTLMMGAYASMTMQLFLFGIYLYGTKIKEISKKLVVWVLSFKFIILPIVTFIVLSFIELDAMIKGIIFIELLMPLAVANVNLASLYECKPRVVTALVFISSIAFLGIIFIGVEALKWL from the coding sequence ATGAGTACAATCATCTATTCTATCCTTGGCATCTATATATTTATCATAATGGGTTATCTATCAAAGATGAGCTTTAAAGAAAAAATAGATGACAAAACCATTACAATATTAAACGTATATTTTTTACAGGTATTTTTAACTTTTTGGGGCTTGTTAGTCCGTCCCGTTGATATTACACTTTTGTATGCACCCTCTATTTATTTTGGAATTGTCATCGTAGTTATAACAATCTCCGCAATTCTTGCAAAGTTTTTGTTTGAAAATAAAAAAGAATACTCTATAGCCACAGTGGCTGCTATAATAGGAAATACGGGAAACCTAGGGATTCCGCTAAATATTGCAATTTTCGGTGAGGAGTCAATTCCTTATACGACTGTAGTAAACTTGGTAAATGTTTTTGTTGTTTACACTATGGGGGTTTATTATTATTCGCGAGGAAGTTATGATGTTAAGACATCTCTTTTAAACATAGTAAAACTTCCTATTTTATGGGCGGCAATCTTAGCTATAGTTTTAAGCGTAAATAACTATAAACCAAGTGAAGTGGTTATGAATACTCTTATGATGGGTGCTTATGCATCTATGACAATGCAACTGTTTTTATTCGGTATATATCTATACGGTACAAAAATAAAAGAGATAAGTAAAAAACTTGTTGTCTGGGTGCTTTCTTTTAAGTTTATAATCTTGCCTATCGTTACCTTTATAGTGCTTAGTTTTATAGAACTGGATGCCATGATAAAAGGGATAATCTTTATAGAACTTCTGATGCCTTTAGCTGTTGCAAATGTAAATTTGGCTTCTTTGTATGAGTGTAAACCGCGAGTAGTTACTGCACTTGTGTTTATATCTTCAATTGCATTTTTGGGAATTATCTTTATCGGAGTGGAGGCATTAAAATGGTTATAA
- a CDS encoding methyl-accepting chemotaxis protein → MIKSLFFRMRLVHYVGIVLLIINGTFFTDNIIGQVIQYVIAVVILIHDLDEKSNGVDMTKSLIEQLDRLEHGNEVVLKNDFNSELSEAAKHVNRFQEIFLKAQRNDENAAEIEKVIHQIDSDYQHVTQNIRNERDMIGHIVGIGNELESLLSEGLSEASKSKENIQEVSNELIKIRDEISEIVKELHEASMSQNILADDLNRVSSDTKEVKEVINVIEDIAEQTNLLALNAAIEAARAGEHGRGFAVVADEVRKLAERTQKSLTEINATINVVSQSISDTSDQMNKSSSNIESLSMVSKEASSSVDEISEVIMQAVHVAEETVQGYTTNASKTKDIISKVSEVDKLSVNTHESVEVIKDGVNKLESII, encoded by the coding sequence ATGATAAAATCTCTGTTTTTTCGTATGCGGTTAGTTCATTATGTCGGTATTGTGTTGCTCATAATCAACGGTACTTTTTTTACCGATAATATCATAGGTCAAGTTATTCAGTATGTAATTGCCGTAGTTATATTGATACACGATTTGGATGAAAAATCAAACGGCGTTGATATGACAAAATCACTCATAGAACAACTAGACAGATTAGAACACGGAAATGAAGTTGTTTTAAAAAACGATTTTAATTCAGAACTCAGTGAAGCTGCAAAACACGTAAACAGGTTTCAAGAGATATTTTTAAAAGCACAGAGAAACGATGAGAATGCCGCAGAGATAGAAAAAGTGATTCATCAAATAGACTCGGATTATCAACACGTAACTCAAAATATACGAAACGAAAGAGATATGATTGGACATATCGTCGGAATAGGCAATGAACTCGAATCTTTGCTCTCAGAAGGCTTAAGTGAAGCTAGTAAATCAAAAGAGAATATACAAGAAGTCAGTAATGAACTTATAAAAATTAGAGATGAGATATCGGAGATAGTAAAAGAGTTGCATGAGGCATCTATGTCGCAAAATATTTTGGCAGATGATTTAAACAGAGTCTCATCAGATACCAAAGAGGTAAAAGAAGTTATAAACGTTATAGAAGATATCGCCGAGCAGACAAACCTGCTTGCTTTAAATGCAGCTATTGAAGCTGCACGTGCGGGTGAACACGGTCGAGGATTTGCGGTTGTTGCAGATGAGGTTAGAAAGCTGGCTGAACGTACGCAAAAGTCACTTACGGAGATAAATGCGACCATAAATGTAGTTAGCCAATCTATAAGCGATACCAGTGATCAGATGAATAAAAGTTCAAGCAATATAGAGTCTTTGTCTATGGTCTCAAAAGAAGCATCTTCAAGTGTGGATGAAATAAGCGAAGTTATAATGCAGGCAGTTCACGTAGCAGAAGAAACGGTTCAGGGTTATACGACAAATGCATCTAAAACCAAAGATATAATCTCTAAAGTATCGGAAGTAGATAAGCTCTCTGTAAATACACACGAGAGTGTAGAAGTTATTAAAGACGGTGTAAATAAACTAGAGAGTATTATTTAA
- the miaA gene encoding tRNA (adenosine(37)-N6)-dimethylallyltransferase MiaA gives MNKDFKQLAIIGPTASGKSDLAIKIASKIDAYILSIDSLSIYKEIDIVSAKPSKKELEQVKHFGIDEIYPNEYFSVDIFINLYKKVLKRCKKDNKNLVIVGGTSFYLKSLLQGLSPIPELSPDAKLNIDKAMQDLEGAYSFLKLKDEEYMQNISANDRYRIEKALIVYEGSKMKPSEWFKQNPPKPVIKNLSIFNIDVSRDVLRKRIQKRTNKMLESGLIDEVCYLEQKYTRSPNSMGAIGIVEVLDYLDGKTSKEEMLELISTHTAQLAKRQQTFNKNQFENIVSAPLEELEEIILKGFK, from the coding sequence ATGAATAAAGACTTTAAACAACTCGCAATCATCGGTCCTACCGCATCTGGAAAAAGTGATTTAGCTATAAAAATTGCTAGCAAAATAGATGCATATATATTATCCATAGATTCACTAAGCATCTACAAAGAGATAGATATTGTCTCGGCAAAACCATCTAAAAAAGAATTGGAACAAGTAAAACATTTCGGTATAGATGAGATTTACCCAAACGAGTACTTTTCTGTCGATATATTTATAAACTTATATAAAAAAGTTCTAAAGAGATGCAAAAAAGATAATAAAAACCTAGTTATTGTAGGCGGTACGTCTTTTTATCTAAAGTCTTTACTGCAAGGTTTATCCCCTATTCCTGAACTTAGTCCGGATGCAAAGCTAAATATTGACAAAGCAATGCAAGACTTAGAAGGTGCCTACAGCTTTTTAAAGCTCAAAGATGAAGAGTATATGCAAAATATCTCTGCAAATGACAGATACAGAATAGAAAAAGCTCTTATCGTTTACGAGGGCTCAAAAATGAAACCTAGCGAGTGGTTTAAACAAAACCCGCCTAAGCCCGTAATAAAAAACTTAAGCATATTTAACATAGACGTATCCCGAGATGTACTTCGCAAAAGAATCCAAAAACGCACAAATAAAATGTTAGAGTCGGGTTTAATAGATGAAGTATGTTATTTGGAGCAAAAATATACACGTTCACCAAACTCTATGGGTGCTATAGGTATAGTTGAAGTCTTAGACTACCTCGATGGGAAAACAAGTAAAGAGGAGATGCTTGAGTTAATATCTACCCATACAGCACAACTTGCAAAACGCCAGCAGACATTTAACAAAAACCAGTTTGAGAACATAGTATCTGCTCCGCTTGAAGAGCTAGAAGAGATTATTTTAAAAGGTTTTAAATAA
- a CDS encoding type II toxin-antitoxin system CcdA family antitoxin yields the protein MHRLNLTIDEALYEQARAVSFIEKKSISQMIRESLSEYIAKNTKTKQQADLILEAEDEKEILSILANEDFTSNEDFKNKFNL from the coding sequence ATGCATAGATTAAATTTAACAATAGATGAAGCACTATATGAGCAAGCTAGAGCAGTAAGTTTTATTGAAAAAAAATCAATTTCACAAATGATTAGAGAAAGTCTTAGTGAATACATTGCAAAAAATACAAAGACAAAACAACAAGCTGATTTAATCCTTGAGGCTGAAGATGAAAAAGAAATTTTATCAATATTAGCAAATGAAGATTTTACTTCAAATGAAGATTTTAAAAATAAATTTAACTTATGA
- a CDS encoding type II toxin-antitoxin system RelE family toxin — protein sequence MKISYSKTFEKKFSKYDRKLQEKIFNAIQNLPDGDVKRLTGNDIPPIYRIRISKYRILFHMNEEEIKILKVDSRGDIYK from the coding sequence ATGAAAATATCATATTCTAAAACATTTGAAAAGAAGTTTTCCAAATATGATAGAAAACTTCAAGAGAAAATATTTAATGCTATTCAAAATTTACCAGATGGAGATGTTAAAAGGTTAACAGGTAACGATATACCTCCAATTTATAGAATTAGAATCTCAAAATATAGAATACTTTTTCATATGAATGAAGAAGAGATAAAAATACTAAAAGTTGATAGTAGAGGTGATATTTACAAGTAG
- the aguB gene encoding N-carbamoylputrescine amidase, which yields MVKVAAIQMAMSKNKDKNVDKAEFFTRQAAYNGAKIILLPELFEGLYFCKDKDKKYFEWATPLQNNKLIERFALLADELDVVILVSYFEKEELKDLGVQYYNSLVVIDADGTIGDNYRKTHIPDGPGYEEKFYFTPGNTGFKVWQTKYGRIGAGICWDQWFCESARALALKGADIIFYPTAIGSEPEIHVDSKDHWQRVQMGHAASNTVPVVAANRIGVEEGESCALTFYGSSFMTDYTGALVAQASRDKEEIIYAEYDFEENRKQRIYWGLLRDRRPDCYKDLTI from the coding sequence ATGGTAAAAGTAGCAGCTATTCAGATGGCAATGAGTAAAAATAAAGATAAAAATGTAGATAAAGCTGAGTTTTTTACAAGACAAGCTGCTTATAATGGAGCTAAAATTATCTTACTGCCTGAGCTGTTTGAAGGTTTATACTTTTGCAAAGATAAAGATAAAAAATATTTTGAGTGGGCGACTCCACTTCAAAATAATAAACTAATAGAGCGTTTTGCACTCTTGGCTGATGAACTTGATGTTGTGATATTGGTTTCTTATTTTGAAAAAGAAGAACTTAAAGATTTAGGTGTGCAGTACTATAACTCCCTTGTAGTTATAGATGCAGACGGAACTATAGGCGATAACTATCGTAAAACCCACATACCGGACGGTCCGGGATATGAAGAGAAGTTTTACTTTACTCCTGGTAATACGGGCTTTAAAGTTTGGCAGACCAAGTACGGTCGCATCGGTGCAGGAATCTGCTGGGATCAGTGGTTCTGTGAGAGTGCAAGAGCTTTAGCACTAAAGGGTGCTGATATCATCTTTTACCCAACGGCTATCGGAAGTGAGCCTGAGATTCATGTAGATTCAAAAGATCATTGGCAACGTGTGCAGATGGGACACGCCGCATCTAATACCGTTCCCGTCGTAGCGGCAAACCGCATCGGGGTTGAAGAAGGTGAGAGTTGTGCACTTACATTTTACGGTTCATCTTTTATGACTGACTATACTGGTGCTTTAGTAGCACAAGCCAGCCGTGATAAAGAGGAGATAATATACGCTGAATATGATTTTGAAGAAAATAGAAAACAGCGTATATACTGGGGACTTTTAAGAGACAGAAGACCTGATTGTTATAAAGATTTAACAATATAG
- a CDS encoding peptidylprolyl isomerase, producing MAYAEARHILVASEDECNALKTEIQNGADFADVAAKNSQCPSGANGGDLGRFTPGQMVPEFDEAVFRGGDVGELQGPIQTQFGFHLLEVTARG from the coding sequence ATGGCTTACGCAGAAGCAAGACATATACTAGTAGCGAGTGAAGATGAGTGTAATGCTCTAAAAACAGAGATACAAAACGGAGCTGATTTTGCAGATGTAGCTGCTAAAAATTCACAATGCCCATCTGGTGCAAACGGTGGAGATTTAGGTAGATTTACTCCGGGGCAAATGGTTCCTGAATTTGATGAAGCAGTATTTCGCGGCGGTGATGTAGGTGAACTTCAAGGTCCTATACAGACACAATTTGGTTTTCATTTACTAGAAGTAACTGCAAGAGGTTAA